Proteins encoded in a region of the Chelonoidis abingdonii isolate Lonesome George chromosome 2, CheloAbing_2.0, whole genome shotgun sequence genome:
- the LOC116826904 gene encoding LOW QUALITY PROTEIN: olfactory receptor 5V1-like (The sequence of the model RefSeq protein was modified relative to this genomic sequence to represent the inferred CDS: deleted 5 bases in 3 codons) — translation MANPEQGNETSITEFILLGFSNLPELQILLFLLFLVVYIATMAGNILIVVLIVVDQDLHTPMYFFLGNLSCLETCYTSTILPRMLASLLIEVRTISFSGCLTQYYFFVSMIATECLLLAVMSYDRYLAIGKPLHYAARMSGRSCLQLAAGCWICGFLVSSITTLSASQLSFCGPNGIDHFFCDLIPLLKLSCNDPQLMEMLAFTTQLDFLTVPFLLTLMSYLCIIATILRIPSTTGRKKAFSTCSSHLIVVTMYYGTLLIVYMFPTTNTLRGFKKVFSVVYTVLTPLVNPLIYSLRNKEVKEALRKACRKSMFG, via the exons ATGGCGAACCCAGAACAGGGAAATGAAACGTCCATCACAGAATTCATCCTCTTGGGATTCAGCAATCTCCCTGAACTGCAAATCCTTCTTTTCCTGCTGTTTCTAGTGGTCTACATTGCAACCATGGCTGGGAACATCCTCATTGTGGTGCTAATTGTGGTCGATCAGGACCTTCACAcacccatgtacttcttcctggggaacttgtcctgcttggagacctgctacacctcCACCATCCTACCTAGGATGCTGGCCAGTCTCCTGATTGAGGTTAGGACTATTTCATTCAGTGGATGTCTCACACAATATTATTTCTTTGTTTCTATGATTGCCACCGAATGCCTTCTCTTAGCGGTGATGTCTTATGATCGGTATTTAGCCATAGGGAAACCACTGCACTATGCAGCCCGAATGAGCGGCAGGTCTTGCCTCCAGCTTGCAGCTGGCTGTTGGATATGTGGCTTCCTAGTTAGTAGCATAACAACACTGTCAGCATCCCAGTTGTCTTTCTGTGGTCCCAATGGTattgaccatttcttttgtgatcTTATCCCCCTTCTAAAACTCTCCTGCAatgatcctcagctgatggaaatGTTGGCTTTCACAACTCAGCTTGATTTTCTTACT GTCCCATTCCTACTTACATTGATGTCCTAC CTCTGCATCATTGCAACCATCCTAAGAATCCCTTCTACCACGGGGAGG AAAAAGGCCTTTTCtacctgctcctcccacctcattgTGGTGACCATGTATTATGGAACTCTACTGATTGTCTATATGTTCCCAACAACCAATACACTGAGAGGCTTCAAGAAAGTTTTCTCTGTTGTCTACACTGTCCTGACTCCCCTGGTAAatcccctcatctacagcctgagaaacaaagaggttAAGGAGGCCCTGAGGAAAGCTTGCAGGAAATCCATGTTTGGATAA